The Pseudomonas cucumis sequence TCGCTGTCACCAAAAGAGAATGCGGGACATTCTAATCCCGGTGGCCTGCTTTGTCTTGGCAAGGCTGAAGGTAAGATAGGCAACTACCGGGACGTTTTGACGCATGCAGGGTCAAGATGTCTTGAGCAAGTCACGATAAAGCAGGAGTCATTCGATGGCCCGTATTAGTGTTGAGCGTGCCCACGGCCTGGGTAAGGAAGCGGCCCGCGAGAAGGCCGACAAGTTGGCGCAGAAACTGTCCGAGCAATATGGCCTGGAGCCGCAGTGGTCCGGCGACACTTTGAATCTGAGACGCCCCGGGGTGAAAGGCGCGGTGCATGTGGGCGACGACTCGATCAAGGTCGATGTCGAACTGGGCCTGTTGATGTCCGCCATGAGCGGCACCATCAAATCGGAAATCGAAAGGGCGCTCGATAAAGCGTTGGCGTAACGCGATCCCTGTGGGAGCGGGCTTGCCCGCGAAGGCTGTGTTCCCGTCACAGAAGATGTGGTGGATGTACCGACCCCTTCGCGGGCAAGCCCGCTCCCACAGGTTCGGCGGCGTACCTACTTGTTTATGTCACTTGTTAGGGTGCCGTTTCTAATTATTCTCACTACTTTGTGCCTGAGCCCGACTCTTTGCGGGCAGTTCCTCGACCCTTCTGCGCGTGAGGTGCACCATGGCCAAAGTTATTTTGAAGAAAAAAGTCGACGTTGAAACTAACGCTCTGGGCGACGTCAAATCGTATGCCCGCAAGATCTGGCTGGCAGGCCTGGGTGCTTATACCAGGGTTGGCCAAGAGGGTGGCGAGTACGTTCAAGAGTTGATCAAGGCTGGTCAAGCTGTTGAAAACAAAGGTAAAAAAGTAATCGATAAGAAACTTGAAGCGGCCAATGCCGAGATCGATGAAGCCAAGAGTGAAGTGAGTACTTTCAAAGGCAAAGTCGAACTTCAACTCGACAAAGTAGAGAGGGCTTTCGATACGCGTATCGCAAGTGCCTTGAATCGTATCGGCATTCCGTCTAAACATGACGTGGAGACACTCTCTGCTAAGCTCGATGAGCTGACGGCATTGCTCGAACGTGTCGCGCGTAAATCTTAAGGAGAACGGGATGGCTGGTAAAAAGAATACTGAAAAAGAAGGCAGCTCGTGGATCGGGAAGGTCGAAGACTACTCCCGCAAGATCTGGCTGGCTGGTTTAGGCGTGTACTCGAAGATCGACACTGACGGCAGCAAGCTCTTCGATACATTAGTTAAGGACGGCGAGAAAGCCGAGAAGCTCACCAAAAGCGCTGTCGGCAAAAAAGTCGATGCCGCCAAGGACTCCGCTTCGTCGGCCAAGTCGCGCATCAGCGGCGTGAAAGATCGTGCGCTGGGCAAATGGGATGAGCTGGAAGGGGCTTTCGACAAGCGCCTGAACAGCGCCATTTCGCGCCTGGGTGTACCAAGCCGCAATGAGGTCAAGGCCCTGCACAGCAAGGTCGATACCCTGACCAAGCAAATCGAGAAACTCACCGGTGCCAAGGTTGCACCTGTTGCGGCGAAAACCGCGGCAGCCAAACCAGCGGCCAAAAGTGCTGCCAAGCCATTGGCCAAGGCCGCAGCGAAACCGGCAGCCAAAACTGCAGCTGCGAAACCTGCAGCCAAAGCGGCCGCTAAACCCGCTGCAAAAGCTGCTGCAAAACCAGCTGCTAAAGCGGCGGCCAAACCTGCAGCTAAAACCGCAGCGGCCAAACCCGCTGCAGCGAAGAAACCAGCAGTGAAAAAACCGGCAGCCCCGAAAGCGGCAGCGCCAAAATCAGCAGCGGCACCCGCTAAACCGGTAACCCCGGTAACCCCGGTAACCCCGGTCAGCACAGCGAACTCCGGCACTGCGCCGACCCCTGCTGTAACCCCGACTGTCGCACCGACTCCATCGGCGCCAACCAGTCAGTCCTGATGATCGTTCCCACGCTCCGCGTGGGAATGCCTCACCGGACGCTCCGCGTCCATTGCGGCAGTGACGCAGAGCGTCACCAGCTGCATTCCCACGCGGAGCATGGGAACGATCACGCCCGGCCTGTAAAGGTCGGGCGTTTTTGTTTGCGGATACATCCTAAATAGCACCACGGATCTACTGTGGGAGCGGGCTTGCTCGCGAAAGCGACGTGTCAGTCGAGATCAATGTTGAATGATGAACCACTTTCGCGAGCAAGCTCGCTCCCACAGGGTTAGTCGTGCTCTTCCAGATATTGGAGCGCCAACCGCTCGGTCGCGACTTTCACCGGCGGCAGCAAGTGCGGCGCCACCAGCATCATGATCTGATACACCACCAGCCGCACTTCACCTTCACGGTCGAGAATCCGCTGATAGTCCAGCGAGAACAGCAACGTCATGGTGATTTGCTCCACCAGTTGCCCCAGCGCCTGGGTGTCACTGACCAATTGACCCTGAGCCTTCAACTGCGCCAGCAATGAGGCGAGTGTGCGCTTCAGCGCATTGAGCAGGTTGCGTATCCCCTTGGCCAGTTTCGGCAGGCGGCCGGCAAGGTTCGACAGGTCCTGGAACAGAAACCGGTATTGGGCCAGGCGTTCGACGATCAGATGCAGGAACAGCCAGTAATCTTCGGGCGCCAATTCCACATCGGACGGTGGATCGAGCAAAGGGGTCAGTTCAGTCTGGAAGCGTTCGAACAACCCGAGGATCAGCGGTTCCTTGCCATGGAAGTGGTAGTAGAGGTTGCCCGGGCTGATGCCCATTTCGTTGGCCACTTCCATGGTGGACACGTTCGGTTCGCCCTTCTGATTGAACAACTGCAGAGCACATTCGAGAATCCGGTCGCGGGTTTTCATCCTGTCTTCTTAATGGTCGAGTCATGCC is a genomic window containing:
- a CDS encoding phasin family protein, translating into MAKVILKKKVDVETNALGDVKSYARKIWLAGLGAYTRVGQEGGEYVQELIKAGQAVENKGKKVIDKKLEAANAEIDEAKSEVSTFKGKVELQLDKVERAFDTRIASALNRIGIPSKHDVETLSAKLDELTALLERVARKS
- a CDS encoding phasin family protein; protein product: MAGKKNTEKEGSSWIGKVEDYSRKIWLAGLGVYSKIDTDGSKLFDTLVKDGEKAEKLTKSAVGKKVDAAKDSASSAKSRISGVKDRALGKWDELEGAFDKRLNSAISRLGVPSRNEVKALHSKVDTLTKQIEKLTGAKVAPVAAKTAAAKPAAKSAAKPLAKAAAKPAAKTAAAKPAAKAAAKPAAKAAAKPAAKAAAKPAAKTAAAKPAAAKKPAVKKPAAPKAAAPKSAAAPAKPVTPVTPVTPVSTANSGTAPTPAVTPTVAPTPSAPTSQS
- a CDS encoding polyhydroxyalkanoic acid system family protein, which translates into the protein MARISVERAHGLGKEAAREKADKLAQKLSEQYGLEPQWSGDTLNLRRPGVKGAVHVGDDSIKVDVELGLLMSAMSGTIKSEIERALDKALA
- a CDS encoding TetR/AcrR family transcriptional regulator produces the protein MKTRDRILECALQLFNQKGEPNVSTMEVANEMGISPGNLYYHFHGKEPLILGLFERFQTELTPLLDPPSDVELAPEDYWLFLHLIVERLAQYRFLFQDLSNLAGRLPKLAKGIRNLLNALKRTLASLLAQLKAQGQLVSDTQALGQLVEQITMTLLFSLDYQRILDREGEVRLVVYQIMMLVAPHLLPPVKVATERLALQYLEEHD